The proteins below are encoded in one region of Purpureocillium takamizusanense chromosome 11, complete sequence:
- a CDS encoding uncharacterized protein (EggNog:ENOG503P4B0), with the protein MSSRRVTRQQTAATTATVQPSISISEPRGGGLFINDPVPRRSAPNRAASNLSISTNREGRSESDDDVDEVVVEDKEPSVEEEDAASSLGVDQDEQLDDMEARQLMISLLPTLRSTADDLMQRLKEGDYGQKVMRQITKTKRIHFYTVRDTYTVSKITTPFVDWSGQVDEDDQATEVNTLVRANLVSVLDGIRLLQADKKADALSFLRALDASYEKGLFGGNGKNLNLALRIRTTYFVEYLARQKGRVRPAEFIASVFCEKTKSTDFASILEKGPFRTLGGAGDAAWAKACSKRTGELLDVMSKSRKTYGVEALKEMYPPPELFNDLERWVLDDYARVRDLDSGEDVFHDAMQGAPGSQAASEADTQDVQRDPTAHRSMYTGPQSVLELNRPPSNQEQQAAASSAREMRPPPAPTQNGGSRGKTKRAAAAAAPPSDDDDDDVFETDSRPPNSAKRRRVAPPPTSSAPSPSALPAASQIEMDAVRARALATSSQARLQLRTELGQRTRWSTHDVHLLIDLVAKHRAAWSAIAKDDTARWDREEAKRGQQGLRDKARNLKVDFLLTDMPLPPCFDLVALSSKEVRRVEEARRNPFRREEDLDEDGRPTNTLL; encoded by the exons ATGAGCAGCCGTCGCGTAACGCGCCAGCAaacggcggccaccaccgccaccgtccaGCCCTCGATATCTATTTCGGAGCCAAGGGGGGGTGGGCTGTTTATAAACGACCCCGTCCCTCGCCGTAGCGCACCGAACAGGGCAGCAAGCAACCTGAGCATCTCAACCAACCGCGAGGGGAGGAGCGAGTCCGACGATGACGTTGACGAGGTGGTagtcgaggacaaggagccttctgtggaggaggaggatgccgcAAGCTCATTAGGCGTCGATCAAGACGAACAGCTGGACGACATGGAGGCCAGGCAGTTGATGATCAGCCTCCTTCCCACCCTGAGATCGACGGCGGACGACCTGATGCAGCGGCTCAAGGAAGGCGACTATGGACAAAAGGTCATGAGGCAAATCACGAAGACAAAGCGGATTCATTTCTACACTGTGCGCGACACCTACACAGTCTCCAAGATCACGACCCCGTTTGTCGACTGGTCAGGGCAGGTCGATGAAGACGACCAAGCAACGGAAGTCAACACCCTCGTGCGAGCCAACCTCGTCTCTGTCCTGGACGGCATTCGTCTCCTCCAGGCCGACAAGAAGGCCGACGCCCTGTCATTTCTCAGGGCGCTCGACGCTTCGTACGAAAAGGGTCTCTTCGGCGGTAACGGCAAGAACCTGAACCTGGCACTGCGCATCCGCACCACCTACTTTGTCGAGTACCTGGCGCGCCAGAAGGGCAGGGTCCGACCTGCCGAGTTCATTGCTTCCGTCTTCTGCGAGAAAACCAAGAGCACCGACTTCGCTTCCATCTTGGAAAAGGGCCCGTTCAGAACCTTGGGCGGAGCAGGCGACGCTGCCTGGGCCAAGGCCTGTTCGAAGCGCACGGGTGAGCTTCTAGATGTCATGAGCAAGAGCAGGAAGACGTACGGCGTGGAGGCGTTGAAGGAGATGTATCCGCCCCCAGAGCTCTTCAACGACCTGGAGAGGTGGGTGCTGGACGACTACGCGAGAGTACGAGACCTGGACTCCGGCGAGGACGTTTTCCACGATGCCATGCAAGGCGCGCCGGGGTCACAGGCAGCGAGCGAAGCTGACACGCAGGATGTCCAGCGTGATCCCACCGCGCACCGCAG CATGTACACGGGGCCTCAGTCGGTCCTGGAGCTCAACCGGCCTCCCTCGAaccaggagcagcaggcggcggcttcatcgGCGCGTGAGATgcgcccgccaccggcgccgacccAGAACGGAGGTAGTCGTGGGAAGACAAaacgcgctgctgctgctgctgctcccccgtcggacgacgacgacgacgatgtcttTGAGACGGACTCGCGGCCCCCCAACTCAGCGAAGCGTCGCCGGgtcgcaccgccgccgacctcttccgccccctcgccctcggccctccccgccgcgtCCCAGATCGAGATGGACGCCGTGCGGGCCCGCGCGCTGGCGACGTCCTCGCAGGCGCGCCTGCAGCTGCGCACCGAGCTCGGCCAGCGCACGCGCTGGTCCACGCACGACGTGCACCTGCTCATCGACCTCGTGGCCAAGCACCGCGCGGCGTGgtccgccatcgccaaggacgacacggcgcgctgggaccgcgaggaggccaagcgcggccagcagggcctCCGCGACAAGGCCCGCAACCTCAAGGTCGACTTCCTCCTCACCGACATGCCCCTCCCGCCGTgcttcgacctcgtcgccctcagCAGCAAGGAGGTGCGgcgcgtcgaggaagcgAGGCGGAACCCCTTCCGCAGGgaggaggacctcgacgaggacgggcggcCTACGAACACGTTACTCTAA